The following are encoded in a window of Clostridium thermarum genomic DNA:
- a CDS encoding ABC transporter ATP-binding protein: protein MARNKFDVDESLETKFNAKHLKRILGYVKPYKKDMIITVAVMLIASVAGLIGPYLIKDAIDNRIPLRDKSGLVLLSVIYVLTLVITGVCMKYKIRTMSYIGQKVIENIRLDLFTHIQKLPFTYYDSRPHGKILVRVVNYVNSLSDLLSNGLINLITDLFSLLVIIIFMFAINVKLTLVCMAGVPILAGVIFLIKNAQRKAYQILSSKQSNMNAYIHESIAGIKVTQSFGREEENLKIFREVSNTYRTSWMKAVATQFLLWPAVENISVLTVSAVYVVGIASITPGNSGITVGVLMAFMGYIWRFWAPITNLGNFYNSIINAMAYLERIFETMDEQPTVTDIPGAKELGSIRGDVEFENVSFSYEPEKKILDNISFKVKAGETIALVGPTGAGKTTIINLISRFYDLDSGAIKIDGTDIKGVTLESLRKQMGVMLQDTFIFSGTIMDNIRYGRLDATDEEVIAAAKAIKAHDFIVSLKDGYQTEVNERGSRLSVGQRQLISFARALLADPKILILDEATSSIDTKTEMALQEGLKKLLKGRTSFIIAHRLSTIKDASKIMYIDNGTIVEQGTHQELMAKKGSYYALTCQGDVLSAIS, encoded by the coding sequence GTGGCTAGAAATAAGTTCGACGTAGACGAGTCTTTAGAGACCAAGTTTAATGCTAAGCACCTAAAAAGGATTCTTGGATATGTTAAGCCTTACAAAAAGGACATGATAATCACCGTGGCAGTTATGCTTATTGCCAGCGTTGCAGGCCTTATAGGTCCTTATCTCATAAAGGATGCCATAGATAACAGGATTCCTTTGAGGGATAAGTCAGGCCTGGTACTGCTGTCTGTAATATACGTTTTGACACTGGTAATTACCGGTGTCTGCATGAAATATAAGATAAGAACCATGTCTTATATTGGACAAAAGGTTATTGAAAATATAAGATTGGACTTATTCACACATATACAAAAGCTGCCATTTACCTATTATGACAGCAGGCCCCACGGAAAAATACTGGTGAGGGTAGTAAACTACGTCAATTCCTTAAGTGATCTGTTATCCAATGGATTGATAAACTTGATTACTGATTTATTTAGTTTGTTAGTAATAATTATATTTATGTTTGCCATAAACGTTAAACTGACATTAGTTTGTATGGCCGGTGTACCGATTTTGGCAGGGGTGATATTCCTCATAAAAAATGCTCAGCGAAAGGCCTACCAGATCCTCAGCAGTAAGCAGTCCAACATGAATGCTTATATACATGAAAGCATTGCGGGCATAAAGGTAACCCAATCCTTTGGAAGAGAAGAAGAAAACCTAAAGATTTTCAGAGAGGTAAGCAACACCTACAGAACCTCCTGGATGAAGGCTGTAGCCACTCAGTTTTTACTGTGGCCGGCGGTGGAAAACATATCGGTGCTTACTGTATCCGCAGTTTATGTGGTAGGCATAGCTTCCATCACTCCCGGCAATTCCGGCATTACAGTGGGAGTACTCATGGCCTTTATGGGCTATATATGGAGATTCTGGGCGCCTATCACTAACCTTGGGAATTTCTATAATTCCATAATCAATGCAATGGCATATTTGGAGAGAATCTTCGAAACCATGGATGAGCAACCTACGGTTACAGATATACCGGGCGCTAAGGAACTTGGCTCTATCAGGGGGGATGTGGAGTTTGAAAATGTAAGCTTTAGCTATGAGCCGGAAAAGAAGATTTTGGACAATATCAGCTTTAAGGTTAAGGCCGGCGAAACCATTGCTTTAGTTGGACCCACAGGTGCAGGAAAGACTACAATAATCAATCTTATAAGCCGTTTCTATGACTTAGACAGCGGAGCAATCAAAATAGACGGCACCGACATAAAGGGTGTGACACTGGAATCCCTAAGAAAGCAGATGGGAGTTATGCTGCAAGATACCTTTATTTTTTCCGGAACCATAATGGACAACATCCGTTACGGAAGGCTGGATGCCACCGATGAGGAGGTCATAGCTGCAGCCAAAGCCATTAAGGCTCATGACTTTATCGTAAGTCTTAAGGACGGCTACCAGACAGAAGTCAATGAGAGAGGCAGCAGGTTATCGGTGGGACAGAGACAGTTAATTTCCTTTGCCAGAGCATTGCTGGCAGATCCAAAGATCTTAATACTGGATGAGGCTACTTCCAGCATAGATACTAAGACTGAAATGGCCCTGCAGGAAGGGTTGAAAAAGCTGTTGAAGGGAAGAACTTCCTTCATAATTGCCCACAGACTGTC